The DNA window CTGTGTGTACTGTCGCCCCCGCGCCTGCGGGGGCCCAGGGCTGCGCGGGCTGGAGGCCCGCCCTGCAGCCCTATCCTGGATCCCCGCCTCCGCGGGAATGACGCTGTGCGTCCTGTCGCCCCTGTGCAGGCAGGCAGGCATCCGAGGAGCGAGGGGCATGGTCTTGCGGCCATGCCGTGAAGACCGCGCGACCACCTGTGCTTGACGCTCTTTGTCTCCGGGTGATAAGATGCCCGCGGGCACCGGTTCGTGACGGGAAGCACACAATCGATGTATCTGAGCGGCAGCAAGTGGAACACGCGCAAGAAGCGACGGCGCGCCAATCCCTGGCGCGTATTGCTCTTGCTGTCCCTGATTGCTGCCGCCGTCTACGTCGAGCGCACCATCGTACCGGCCCTCCCCCCGTTGTTTGTCCTGACCCCGACCCCGACCCGCAGCCCGGCCTCCTACGTGCTTGAAGCCGAGAGCCTGTTCCAGTCCGGCAAGCTCGAGCAAGCCGAGGCATCCTACCGGGAGGCCATTGCGGTTTCGCCCGAGGACCCGCTGATCTACACCAACCTGGCCCGACTGCAGGTGTTTGCCGGGAACTACGTCGGGGCTGAGACGTCGGCGCGCAATGCGCTGCTGCTCAACCCCAACCTTGCTCCAGCCCACGCCGTGTTGGGCTGGGCGCTGGATTTCCAGGGTGGGGAGCGGGTGGTTGACGCCCGGGCGGCGGTGGAGCGGGCCCTGCAGCTCGATCCGAACTTGGCTTCGGCCTACGCCTACTATGCCGAAGTCCTGATGGACATCAGCCCAGAGAACTACCAGGATGCGCTGCAGGCGGCCCGCCATGCCGTCGCCCTGGATCCGAACCTGTTGGATGCACACCGAGCACTCGGCTACACCTGGGAGCGGACACAGAACTACGACCAGGCACTGGAATCGTATCAAACCGCCTTGCGCATCAACCCAAACCTGGCGATGCTGCACCTGGCGGTGGGCAACATGAAGCTCAACCAGCAGGACACCAACGCCGCCATTGAGAGCTATCTCAAGGCCAGCACCTTGTCGCCCACCGACTCGGAACCGCTGACGCTGATCGCCCTGGCCTATGCCCGGGTGGGTGAGTACGGCAAGGCGAGCCAGTATGCGGCCAACGCCGCCGAGAAAGACCCCGGCAGCCCGTACTTGCACGGGGATCTCGGGCGGATGTACTACAAGAACAACGAATTCGACAAGGCGGTCCGCTCGTTCTCCCTGGCCATCCAGGGAGGGAC is part of the Anaerolineales bacterium genome and encodes:
- a CDS encoding tetratricopeptide repeat protein; the protein is MYLSGSKWNTRKKRRRANPWRVLLLLSLIAAAVYVERTIVPALPPLFVLTPTPTRSPASYVLEAESLFQSGKLEQAEASYREAIAVSPEDPLIYTNLARLQVFAGNYVGAETSARNALLLNPNLAPAHAVLGWALDFQGGERVVDARAAVERALQLDPNLASAYAYYAEVLMDISPENYQDALQAARHAVALDPNLLDAHRALGYTWERTQNYDQALESYQTALRINPNLAMLHLAVGNMKLNQQDTNAAIESYLKASTLSPTDSEPLTLIALAYARVGEYGKASQYAANAAEKDPGSPYLHGDLGRMYYKNNEFDKAVRSFSLAIQGGTTESGAVVKGLPLDPGDRKSVEFYYTYGLALAKLGNCDPAIQIFEALLRGVPADEIAVANATEGLVICDVIQPTPTPPIETG